DNA sequence from the Alkalilimnicola ehrlichii MLHE-1 genome:
ACGGAGTGCAGTCCGCCGTCCGGGTGGCCTGGGGGCTGGGCGTCGCCGCGCCCTGGGCGACGACCACGACCGCCGACACCGCAACCGATATCGGCCCCGAGGGCACGCCCGACTGGGCCGTCGCCTGCGCGGGGGAGGAGCGGCGATGACGGAACTTGGCCGCGGCGCCCGGCTGAGCGCACCGCTGCCCCGCAGCGTGCGGCCCATGGGCCGCTGGCTGCGGCGGCTGGCGGCGGGCACCCTGCACCTGCGCCTGCCCGGGGGCGAATCCATCACCGTCACCGCGCCGGCGCCCGGCCCGGAGGCCACCTGGGTGCTGCACCGGCCGCTGCGACTCATCCGCTGCCTGCTGCACCGCGGCGACCTGGGCCTGGCGGAGAGCTACATAGCCGGTGACTGGGACAGCCCGCAGACCGCCCGCCTGCTGGAGCTGCTCAACGCCAACCACAGCGCCTACAACTACCGGCTGCGTGGCCGCTGGCTAACCCGCCTGACCCTGTGGCTGTTTCATCGCGCCCGGGCCAACACCCGGCGCGGCGCGCGGCGTAACATCATGGCCCACTACGACTTGGGCAATGCCTTTTACCGGCTCTGGCTGGACCCCGGCATGACCTACTCCGGCGCCTGGTACGCGGCCCCGGCCATGGACCTGGCACAGGCCCAGGACGCCAAATACACCGCCATCCTGCAGACGCTGGCGGCCCGGCCGGGGGAGCACGTGCTGGAGATCGGCTGCGGCTGGGGCGGGTTCGCGGAGGCGGCCGCCCGGGCCGGCCTGCGCGTCACCGGCGTCACCCTCTCACCCAACCAACTGGCGTGGGCCCGGGAGCGCATCCGAAAGGCCGGGCTGGAGGACCGCGTGGTGCTGCGTCTGCAGGACTACCGGGCCCTGAGCGGGCAGTACGACCACGTGGTCTCGATCGAGATGTTCGAGGCCGTGGGCGAGGCCCACTGGCAGACCTGGTTCGAAACGGTGCACCGCTGCCTACGGCCGGGGGGGCGGGCGCTGGCGCAGATCATCACCATCCGCGAGGACGCCTTCGAGAGCTACCGCGCCCACCCGGATTTCATCCAGCGCTACATCTTCCCCGGCGGCATGCTGCCCAGCCGCAGCCACCTGCGAAGCCACGCCCGGGCGGCGGGGCTGGAAGTGGCCACCATGGCCGCGAGTGGCACCCACTACGCGCGCACCCTGGCCGACTGGGACGCCCGCTTCCAGGCGGCGACACCCGCCCTGGAGGCATTGGGCTTCGACCTCCGTTTCCGCCGTATGTGGCACTATTATCTGGCATACTGCGAGGCAGGCTTCCGGTCCGGGCACATTGACCTGCAGCGACTGGTCATGCAGGTCTCTCCCTCCCCACCGCAACCGCGTTTGATCGCCGAGACACCATGCTGACGGTAGACGGTCTATACCCCATCCGCACCGCCACGGCCCTCACCGGGGTCAACCCCGTGACCCTGCGCGCCTGGGAGCGCCGGTACGGGCTGATCCGGCCCCAGCGCACCCCCAAGGGCCACCGGCTCTACACCGAGGCGGACATTGCCCGCATCAAACGCATCCTGGAACTGCTGGAGCAAGGCATCCCCATCAGCCGCACCCGCGAGGTGCTGGACCGTGAGGCCGGGCTGAACGCCCCGGCAGGGGCGACAGCCGCCCCCTCCGGCGAGACCCCCTGGACGCAGTACCGGGATCAACTCCGCCAGGGCATCACCGCACTCGACGCCCTGAGCCTGGACCGCGCCTACAACGAGGCCCTGTCCCTCTACCCGTTGGAGCTGGTGGGCCGGGAGTTGCTGCTGCCCCTGCTGGACGACTATCGGGCGGGGGCGGCCGCCGGGGGTGAGCGCCAGCTTCAGGCCCACTTTCTCGAGGCCTACCTGCGCCACCGGCTCGGCGCCCGCTTCCACCACCAGCTCGCGCGGGCCCGCGGCCCGCGGGTGCTCAGTGCCTGCCTCCCCGGCGAGATTTGCGAGATCCCCACACTGTTCTTTGCCCTGTGCGCGGTCGAACACGGCTACCGGGTGGTCTACACCGGCCGGCCGCTACCGCTGGAGGTGGTCACCGGGGCGGCCCGGCGCGAGGACCTGGCCGCGACCCTCCTGTACGGCGACTGTCGCGCCGACCGGGGCAGCCTGCAGGCGGTGCTGAGCCGACTGCCCGACACCCCCGCCCACCGCCTCTTCCTCTCCGGCCCCGGTGCCGCGGAGGCGGCGGTAGCCCCGATCCAGGCCCTGCCCGCGGACATCAGCCGGGCGCTCCAGACCCTGGACCGGGCTCTGCTCACCCCCACCGACTGAGCGGGGCAACAACACCCATGGGCGATGCCACCCTGGTCTGGCTGCGACGCGACCTGCGCCTGACCGACAACCCGGCCCTCGACCAGGCCGCCCGGCGGGGCGGGCCGGTGATCGCGGTCTATCTCCACGCGCCGGAGGAGACCCCGCAGTACCCGCCCGGAGCCGCCAGCCACTGGTACCTGCACCACAGCCTCAAGGCCCTGGGCCCGGCCCTGGCCCAGGCGGGCATCCCACTGGTGCTGCGCCGCGGCCCGGCCCTGGCGACCCTGCGGGCGCTGATCCGCGCCACGGGCGCCGGCGCAGTCTACTGGAACCGGCTTTACGAGCCCGATGCCGTGGCCCGCGATCGGACGGTGAAACAGGCGCTGCGCACGGAGGGCCTCGACTGCCGCAGCTTCCCGACCGCCCTGCTGCACGAACCCTGGGCCGTGCGTAATCAGGCCGACCGGCCCTACCGGGCCTTCACCCCCTTCTGGCGCGCCTGCCGCCGCCAGCCGCCGCCGGCGGCACCCCTGCCCGCCCCCGACCTGCGCGACCGTCCGGTGCCGGCGGTGGAGGGCCTCGACCTGGCGGCGCTGGGGCTGCTGCCCCGCACCCCCTGGGACACCGGGCTGCGCAACACCTGGCAGGCCGGCGAGTCGGCCGCGCTGGCCCGGCTGGAGGCCTTCGCCGCCGACCGGCTGGCGCGCTATGCCCAGGACCGGGACCGACCCGCCGAGCCCGGCACCTCCGGCCTGTCACCGGCGCTGCACTTCGGCGAGCTCTCGCCGCGCCAGGTCTGGTGGCAGGTAATGGCGGCACGCGAGGCCGGGGTGCCCGAGGATGCCTGCGAGACCTTCCTCTCCGAGCTGGGCTGGCGCGAGTTCGCCCACCACCTGCTCTGGTCCCACCCGGATCTGGGGGACGCCCCGGTGGATGACCGCTTCGGCGCTTTCCCTTGGCGCCCCGACCCCGGCGATGGATGGCTGCACGCCTGGCAGGCCGGCCGCACCGGCATTCCGCTGGTGGACGCCGGCATGCACGAACTCTGGCAAACGGGCTGGATGCACAACCGGGTGCGCATGGTGACCGGCTCGTTCCTGGTCAAGCACCTGCGACTGCCCTGGCAGCGGGGCGAGCGCTGGTTCCGGGACACCCTGGTGGACTGGGATGCGGCCAGCAACGCCATGGGCTGGCAGTGGGTGGCCGGCTGCGGGGCCGACGCCGCGCCCTACTTCCGGATCTTCAACCCGGTGCGCCAGGGTGAGCGCTTCGACCCCCAGGGGCGCTACGTGCGCCGCTGGCTGCCGGCCCTGGCCAACCTCCCCGACAAATACATTCACGCCCCCTGGACGGCGCCCGAGGCGGTGCTGCGCCGGGCCGGGGTCACCCTGGGGTCCGACTACCCGTGCCCGCTGATCGACCTGCGGCTGGGCCGGGAACAGGCCCTGTCCGCCTTCCAGGCCATCAAGGGCTGAGCCGCGGACGGTGCGGCGGATGGGCGCCGGACGCGGCACCGGGCGCCCATCTGTTGTACCATCCGGCCCAAACCACCGGAATGCGGGAGCACCCCCTCATGGCCGAAACGCCAGAGGCCCTCTACGAGGCCAATCTCAAGTCCCTGGAGTGTCTGCACCAGGGCAAGGTACGGGACATCTACGCGGTGGACGACCGGCGCATGCTGATCGTCACCACCGACCGCCTGTCCGCCTTTGACGTCATCCTGCCCGACCCCATCCCGGGCAAGGGCCAGGTGCTGACGTCGGTCTCCAACTTCTGGTTCGAGCACACCCGTCACATCATCGCCAACCACCTGCTCGACGACCGCCCGGAAGAGGTCATCCCCGATCCGGCCGAACAGGCGCGGGTGGCCGGCCGCGCGGTGGTGGTCCGGCGGGTCCGGCCGCTGCCTGTGGAGGCCATCGCCCGCGGCTACATCATCGGCTCCGGCTGGAAGGACTATCAGGCCACCGGTCAGGTCTGCGGCATCCCGCTGCCGCCGGGGCTACGCCAGGCCGACGCGCTGCCCGAGCCGATCTTCACCCCCTCCACCAAGGCCGCGGTGGGCGGGCACGACGAAAACGTACGCTTCGACGCGGTGGTGAAGGCCATCGGTGCGCCGCTGGCCGAGCGCATCCGCGAGGTGACCCTGCGGCTCTACAGCGAGGCGGCGGCTTACGCCCGCGAGCGCGGCATCATCATCGCCGATACCAAGTTCGAGTTCGGGGTGGATGAGGACGACAACCTGCTGCTGATCGACGAGGCCCTGACGCCGGACTCTTCCCGCTTCTGGCCGGCGGACCAGTACCGCCCGGGCAGCTCACCGCCCAGCTTCGACAAGCAGTTCGTGCGCGATTACCTGGAAACTTTGGACTGGGACAAGACCCCACCGGGGCCGCGTCTGCCGGAGGAGATTCTGCGCCGCACCGCCGAGAAATACCGCGAAGCCCAGCGCCGGCTGCTGGGCTGAAGCCCCCCAACCCTCAGGAGGTTCCGTGGGACAGAAAGCCTTCGCCATCCTGCTGCCCGGCTTGCTCATCCTCTTCGGCCTGGGGCTGCTCTACAGCGCCTGGGCCGACCCCAACGCCGGGGTCATCTACGGCATCCCCGCCGGCCTGCTGTTCGCCGGCTTCGGCGTCTACCTCATGATCCAGCTCTGGCGCTCGGGCTAGACACCCCCAGGCCGACTCCCCGCCATCACAAGGCACCGGAGCCCCAAGCCCGTCATCGCGACGAGCGCCCCCTCCCCCGTCATCGCGAGGGCCGAAGGCTTTCCCCCCGTCATCGCGAGGGCCGAAGGCCCGTGGCGATCCAGGGCGGTAGACTGCCACGTCGGCTTCGCCTCCTCGCAGTGACAGTGGGGGCGGGTCCCCGCTCGCAGTGACAGTGGGGGTGGGTCCCCGCTCGCAGTGACGGTGGGGGTGGCGCTTTCCGCCGTGACGGTGGGGCTGGGGCGGCCGCTGCTCAGGGGCCGACCATGCGGTTGCGCAGCGCGCCCAGCCCCTCGATCTCGCACTCCACGACATCCCCCGGCTGCAGGTACTCCGGCGGCGTGCGGGCGAATCCGACGCCGGCCGGGGTGCCGGTGGCGATCATGTCTCCGGGCTGCAGGGTCATGACGCTGGAGAGCGTCGCGATGGTCTCGGCGATGGAGAACACCATCTGCCGGGTGTCACCGTCCTGCTTGAGATCGCCGTTGACGCGGCAGGTCAGACGCAGTGCCTGCGGGTCCGGCACCGCATCGGCGGTGGTGATCCAGGGGCCCATGGGGCAACTGCCATCCATGGACTTGCCCAGGAAAAACTGCTTGTGCCGGAACTGCAGGTCACGGGCCGACAGGTCGTTGACCACCGTATAGCCGAAGACATGCTCCAGCGCCCGCGCCTGCGGGATATGCCGCCCGCCGCGGCCGATCACCACCCCGAGTTCCACCTCCCAGTCCAGCTGTTCGGTGACCCGCGGGTCCACCCGCACATCGGCGTAGGGCCCGGTCACCGAGGTGGTGGCCTTGGTGAACACCACCGGCGCCTCCGGCAGCTTCCAGTCCCGGCCCTTTGCGGCCATGGACTCCTGCGCGTGGTCGGCGTAATTGAGCCCCAGACACATGACATTGCGCCGGGGCACCGGGAGGGGGGCCAGGAAGGTGACCCGGTCGGCGGGAATCGGCGCGGCATCGGCCTCACGGGGGGCCTCGCCGGATTCCAGCAGGGCCTGCACGCTGTCGTGACCGGCCAGCGGCGTGACCTGACGCCCATCCTCGCTGACGGCGACCGCGAGGGAACGCCCTTCGTGTTGCACGGTGGCGATACGCATGATGTCCTCCCGGGTTCGATGGTGCTCGGGGCGTTCAGCCGGCCGCCCGCATCATGGCCACGGCCGTGTCCAGCATGCGGTTGGCGAACCCCCACTCATTGTCGTACCAGGCGCAGATCTTCACCAGCCGTCCCTTCACCTTGGTGAGGGTGGCATCGAACACCGCCGAGGCCGGGTGGTGGTTGAAGTCGATGGAGACCAGCGGGTCGTCGTTCACCGCCAGGACCCCGGCCATGGGCCCGGCCGCGGCGGCGCGGATGATCTCGTGCACCTCCTCCACCGAGGTCGCCCGCCCGGCGTCGAAGGTCAGATCCACCAGCGAGACATTCAGCGTGGGCACGCGCATGGCGTAGCCATCCAGCCGCCCGGCCATCTCCGGCAGCACCAGCCCCAGTGCCCGGGTGGCCCCGGTCTTGGTGGGGA
Encoded proteins:
- a CDS encoding SAM-dependent methyltransferase translates to MTELGRGARLSAPLPRSVRPMGRWLRRLAAGTLHLRLPGGESITVTAPAPGPEATWVLHRPLRLIRCLLHRGDLGLAESYIAGDWDSPQTARLLELLNANHSAYNYRLRGRWLTRLTLWLFHRARANTRRGARRNIMAHYDLGNAFYRLWLDPGMTYSGAWYAAPAMDLAQAQDAKYTAILQTLAARPGEHVLEIGCGWGGFAEAAARAGLRVTGVTLSPNQLAWARERIRKAGLEDRVVLRLQDYRALSGQYDHVVSIEMFEAVGEAHWQTWFETVHRCLRPGGRALAQIITIREDAFESYRAHPDFIQRYIFPGGMLPSRSHLRSHARAAGLEVATMAASGTHYARTLADWDARFQAATPALEALGFDLRFRRMWHYYLAYCEAGFRSGHIDLQRLVMQVSPSPPQPRLIAETPC
- a CDS encoding MerR family transcriptional regulator yields the protein MLTVDGLYPIRTATALTGVNPVTLRAWERRYGLIRPQRTPKGHRLYTEADIARIKRILELLEQGIPISRTREVLDREAGLNAPAGATAAPSGETPWTQYRDQLRQGITALDALSLDRAYNEALSLYPLELVGRELLLPLLDDYRAGAAAGGERQLQAHFLEAYLRHRLGARFHHQLARARGPRVLSACLPGEICEIPTLFFALCAVEHGYRVVYTGRPLPLEVVTGAARREDLAATLLYGDCRADRGSLQAVLSRLPDTPAHRLFLSGPGAAEAAVAPIQALPADISRALQTLDRALLTPTD
- a CDS encoding cryptochrome/photolyase family protein — protein: MGDATLVWLRRDLRLTDNPALDQAARRGGPVIAVYLHAPEETPQYPPGAASHWYLHHSLKALGPALAQAGIPLVLRRGPALATLRALIRATGAGAVYWNRLYEPDAVARDRTVKQALRTEGLDCRSFPTALLHEPWAVRNQADRPYRAFTPFWRACRRQPPPAAPLPAPDLRDRPVPAVEGLDLAALGLLPRTPWDTGLRNTWQAGESAALARLEAFAADRLARYAQDRDRPAEPGTSGLSPALHFGELSPRQVWWQVMAAREAGVPEDACETFLSELGWREFAHHLLWSHPDLGDAPVDDRFGAFPWRPDPGDGWLHAWQAGRTGIPLVDAGMHELWQTGWMHNRVRMVTGSFLVKHLRLPWQRGERWFRDTLVDWDAASNAMGWQWVAGCGADAAPYFRIFNPVRQGERFDPQGRYVRRWLPALANLPDKYIHAPWTAPEAVLRRAGVTLGSDYPCPLIDLRLGREQALSAFQAIKG
- a CDS encoding phosphoribosylaminoimidazolesuccinocarboxamide synthase, with the translated sequence MAETPEALYEANLKSLECLHQGKVRDIYAVDDRRMLIVTTDRLSAFDVILPDPIPGKGQVLTSVSNFWFEHTRHIIANHLLDDRPEEVIPDPAEQARVAGRAVVVRRVRPLPVEAIARGYIIGSGWKDYQATGQVCGIPLPPGLRQADALPEPIFTPSTKAAVGGHDENVRFDAVVKAIGAPLAERIREVTLRLYSEAAAYARERGIIIADTKFEFGVDEDDNLLLIDEALTPDSSRFWPADQYRPGSSPPSFDKQFVRDYLETLDWDKTPPGPRLPEEILRRTAEKYREAQRRLLG
- a CDS encoding fumarylacetoacetate hydrolase family protein, translating into MRIATVQHEGRSLAVAVSEDGRQVTPLAGHDSVQALLESGEAPREADAAPIPADRVTFLAPLPVPRRNVMCLGLNYADHAQESMAAKGRDWKLPEAPVVFTKATTSVTGPYADVRVDPRVTEQLDWEVELGVVIGRGGRHIPQARALEHVFGYTVVNDLSARDLQFRHKQFFLGKSMDGSCPMGPWITTADAVPDPQALRLTCRVNGDLKQDGDTRQMVFSIAETIATLSSVMTLQPGDMIATGTPAGVGFARTPPEYLQPGDVVECEIEGLGALRNRMVGP